The following coding sequences are from one Syngnathus acus chromosome 12, fSynAcu1.2, whole genome shotgun sequence window:
- the nsa2 gene encoding ribosome biogenesis protein NSA2 homolog: MPQNEHIELHRKRHGYRLDYHERKRKRESREAHTRSHKARKMIGLKAKLYHKQRHSEKIQMKKTIKMHEQRKTKQKDDDKTPKGAVPAYLLDREGQTRAKVLSNMIKQKRKEKAGKWEVPLPKVRAQGETEVLKVIRTGKRQKKAWKRMVTKVCFVGDGFTRKPPKYERFIRPMGLRFKKAHVTHPELKATFCLPILGVKKNPSSPLYTQLGVITKGTVVEVNVSELGLVTQGGKVVWGKYAQVTNNPENDGCINAVLLV, from the exons CCCCAGAACGAGCACATCGAGCTTCACCGCAAGCGCCATGGCTACCGCTTGGACTACCACGAGCGCAAGCGCAAGAGGGAGAGCCGTGAGGCTCACACTCGCTCGCACAAGGCCCGCAAGATGATCGGCCTCAAGGCCAAACTCTACCACAAGCAGCGGCATTCCGAGAAGATCCAGATGAAGAAGAC catCAAAATGCACGAGCAGAGGAAGACCAAGCAGAAGGATGACGACAAGACCCCCAAGGGCGCCGTGCCCGCCTACCTGCTGGACCGTGAGGGCCAAACTAGAGCCAAGGTCCTCTCCAACATGATCAAGCAGAAGCGCAAAGAGAAGGCG GGCAAATGGGAGGTGCCGCTGCCCAAGGTGCGAGCACAGGGTGAGACAGAGGTGCTGAAAGTCATCCGGACAGGCAAGCGGCAGAAGAAGGCCTGGAAGCGAATGGTGACCAAAGTTTGCTTCGTGGGTGATGGCTTCACGCGCAAACCCCCCAAATACGAGCGCTTCATCAGACCGATG GGTCTGCGCTTCAAGAAGGCGCACGTGACGCATCCCGAGCTGAAGGCCACCTTCTGCCTTCCCATCCTGGGTGTGAAGAAGAACCCGTCGTCGCCACTCTACACCCAGCTGGGCGTCATCACCAAGGGCACCGTGGTGGAGGTCAACGTCAGCGAGCTGGGCCTGgtcacgcagggaggcaaagTCGTGTGGG GTAAATACGCGCAGGTGACCAACAACCCCGAGAACGACGGCTGCATCAACGCGGTCCTTCTGGTTTAA
- the tor1 gene encoding torsin family 1 isoform X1, with the protein MWRRVVLSLPPLLLLYSASSAAIEPISTSIAVGMAAALTGFLASYQNIFYYFHESCRPEWIAFNRTGLEENLSTKLFGQHLASHIITKAVSGFMNNPNPKKPLVLSLHGWTGTGKNFASALIAENIYKKGMDSNYVHIFTAELHFPHAGQMDTYKTQLQQWIRGNVSSCAHSMFIFDEMDKMHPGLIDSIKPYLDYYDKVDGVSYRKAIFIFLSNAGGESIVQTTLDFWNAGRSREEIELKDVENSLALSVFNNKRSGLWHTSLIDKNLVDFFVPFLPLEYKHVVQCAVAAMRAQGLEPDTVVADKVAADLLYFPKAERVFSVKGCKTIDSKWEYYT; encoded by the exons ATGTGGCGCCGGGTCGTTTTGTCGTTGCCGCCGCTATTGTTGCTGTACTCGGCCAGCTCGGCGGCAATCGAGCCTATCAGCACCAGCATCGCAGTGGGCATGGCGGCCGCTTTGACGGGCTTTTTAGCCAGCtaccaaaacattttctacTACTTCCACGAGAGCTGCCGCCCCGAGTGGATCGCCTTCAATAGAACAG GTCTGGAGGAAAACCTTAGTACCAAACTGTTTGGGCAGCACCTGGCGTCGCACATCATCACCAAGGCAGTGAGTGGCTTCATGAACAACCCCAACCCCAAGAAGCCGCTGGTGCTGTCTCTGCACGGCTGGACCGGCACGGGCAAGAACTTTGCCAGCGCGCTCATCGCGGAGAACATCTACAAAAAGGGCATGGACAGTAATTATGTGCACATCTTTACCGCCGAGCTCCACTTTCCGCACGCCGGCCAGATGGACACCTACAAG ACTCAACTGCAGCAGTGGATCAGAGGCAACGTGAGCAGCTGTGCTCATTCCATGTTCATCTTCGACGAAATGGACAAAATGCATCCGGGCCTGATTGACAGCATCAAGCCCTACTTGGACTACTACGACAAGGTGGACGGCGTCTCCTACCGCAAAGCCATCTTCATCTTTCTCAG CAACGCTGGTGGCGAGAGCATCGTGCAGACGACGTTAGATTTCTGGAATGCGGGCAGAAGTCGAGAGGAGATCGAGCTGAAGGACGTGGAGAACTCGCTCGCGCTGTCCGTCTTCAACAACAAGAGAA GCGGCCTGTGGCACACGAGCCTGATCGACAAGAACCTGGTGGACTTCTTTGTGCCCTTCCTGCCTCTGGAGTACAAGCACGTGGTTCAGTGCGCCGTGGCTGCCATGAGGGCTCAGGGCCTGGAGCCCGACACCGTGGTGGCCGACAAGGTGGCGGCGGACCTGCTCTACTTCCCTAAAGCCGAGCGTGTGTTTTCCGTCAAGGGCTGCAAGACTAtcgacagcaagtgggaaTACTACACATAG
- the tor1 gene encoding torsin family 1 isoform X2, producing the protein MKARRAYLWLHALSTVAVLAAAFDPITTTVAVSIGAALSRTLYQYLLESCNSNWIAFNATSLEENLSTKLFGQHLASHIITKAVSGFMNNPNPKKPLVLSLHGWTGTGKNFASALIAENIYKKGMDSNYVHIFTAELHFPHAGQMDTYKTQLQQWIRGNVSSCAHSMFIFDEMDKMHPGLIDSIKPYLDYYDKVDGVSYRKAIFIFLSNAGGESIVQTTLDFWNAGRSREEIELKDVENSLALSVFNNKRSGLWHTSLIDKNLVDFFVPFLPLEYKHVVQCAVAAMRAQGLEPDTVVADKVAADLLYFPKAERVFSVKGCKTIDSKWEYYT; encoded by the exons ATGAAAGCAAGGCGCGCATATTTGTGGCTGCACGCTTTGTCGACTGTTGCGGTGCTGGCCGCTGCTTTTGACCCAATTACGACCACCGTGGCGGTCAGCATAGGCGCCGCGTTGAGCCGAACTCTCTATCAATATTTACTCGAGAGCTGCAATTCAAATTGGATCGCCTTCAACGCCACAA GTCTGGAGGAAAACCTTAGTACCAAACTGTTTGGGCAGCACCTGGCGTCGCACATCATCACCAAGGCAGTGAGTGGCTTCATGAACAACCCCAACCCCAAGAAGCCGCTGGTGCTGTCTCTGCACGGCTGGACCGGCACGGGCAAGAACTTTGCCAGCGCGCTCATCGCGGAGAACATCTACAAAAAGGGCATGGACAGTAATTATGTGCACATCTTTACCGCCGAGCTCCACTTTCCGCACGCCGGCCAGATGGACACCTACAAG ACTCAACTGCAGCAGTGGATCAGAGGCAACGTGAGCAGCTGTGCTCATTCCATGTTCATCTTCGACGAAATGGACAAAATGCATCCGGGCCTGATTGACAGCATCAAGCCCTACTTGGACTACTACGACAAGGTGGACGGCGTCTCCTACCGCAAAGCCATCTTCATCTTTCTCAG CAACGCTGGTGGCGAGAGCATCGTGCAGACGACGTTAGATTTCTGGAATGCGGGCAGAAGTCGAGAGGAGATCGAGCTGAAGGACGTGGAGAACTCGCTCGCGCTGTCCGTCTTCAACAACAAGAGAA GCGGCCTGTGGCACACGAGCCTGATCGACAAGAACCTGGTGGACTTCTTTGTGCCCTTCCTGCCTCTGGAGTACAAGCACGTGGTTCAGTGCGCCGTGGCTGCCATGAGGGCTCAGGGCCTGGAGCCCGACACCGTGGTGGCCGACAAGGTGGCGGCGGACCTGCTCTACTTCCCTAAAGCCGAGCGTGTGTTTTCCGTCAAGGGCTGCAAGACTAtcgacagcaagtgggaaTACTACACATAG